One genomic window of Comamonas serinivorans includes the following:
- a CDS encoding helix-turn-helix transcriptional regulator — protein sequence MRLARNISQEELAHLGGIDRSYMSSIERGQQNPGILSIVNIATALQSSTEDLMREAGL from the coding sequence ATGCGACTAGCACGGAACATTTCTCAAGAAGAGTTGGCGCATTTAGGGGGCATCGATCGCTCTTACATGAGCAGTATCGAGCGGGGTCAGCAGAACCCGGGGATCCTGTCCATAGTGAACATTGCCACCGCCCTGCAGTCGAGTACAGAGGATCTCATGCGAGAAGCGGGACTTTGA
- a CDS encoding three-Cys-motif partner protein TcmP has product MAESHYDWRNGPAEIDPHSVTKHEVLVGYLIRYFEQRTLNARGRERLRITLVDGFCGGGLYTLKGRGTEVLGSPLRMLDAVKEASVRVNAQRTKPIELDVQYIFIDKDVRALSHLKQVLHDRGYGAQIGQSIHVIHDDFASASPTVFRLIKAHTPLVHTALFFLDQYGYSEVPAPLIQRIFAESPKSEVVLTFHVSAFATYTNDEFTDKVSSKLAIDIRSALGGRTIEQIKEEDSADWRRFIQAALYQALVKDCGAEYFTPFFIRGEGSGHGEYWLVHLSRHPRAQDVMKQVHWERQNHSIHYGGAGLDMLATHMMGFRQEFEGGFVFDDAAQDLSADVLPQHLAKNIFKRTQPVQLGELYASTCNTSPGTSLMYKDALQRLSGEKDIVIRSEDGTVRRLARYMRDTDWVERNRQGSLFVVSQRGDL; this is encoded by the coding sequence TTGGCAGAGAGTCACTACGATTGGAGGAACGGGCCGGCAGAGATCGATCCGCACAGTGTGACGAAGCATGAGGTGCTGGTTGGCTACCTGATTCGGTACTTCGAGCAGCGCACGCTCAATGCGCGGGGACGAGAACGGCTGCGTATCACGCTGGTCGACGGATTCTGCGGCGGCGGGCTCTACACGCTCAAAGGGCGAGGCACGGAAGTCCTCGGATCTCCGCTTCGCATGCTGGATGCAGTTAAGGAGGCCAGTGTCCGAGTCAACGCTCAGAGGACCAAACCCATTGAGCTGGATGTACAGTACATCTTCATCGACAAGGATGTCCGCGCGTTATCGCACCTGAAGCAGGTGTTGCACGATAGAGGATACGGTGCGCAGATCGGCCAGTCGATCCACGTCATTCACGACGACTTTGCCTCGGCATCGCCGACGGTATTTCGGTTGATCAAGGCTCACACGCCCCTTGTCCATACGGCGCTGTTCTTCCTGGACCAGTATGGCTACAGCGAAGTGCCGGCACCTCTGATTCAGCGGATATTTGCCGAGTCGCCGAAGAGTGAAGTGGTCCTGACCTTCCACGTCTCGGCATTCGCTACCTACACCAATGATGAGTTCACAGACAAGGTTTCCAGCAAGCTGGCCATCGACATTCGCTCGGCGTTGGGGGGACGAACGATCGAGCAAATCAAGGAAGAGGACTCGGCGGATTGGCGACGCTTCATTCAGGCCGCGCTGTACCAAGCGTTGGTGAAAGACTGCGGAGCGGAGTACTTTACGCCCTTCTTCATTCGTGGGGAAGGAAGTGGTCATGGCGAGTACTGGCTTGTGCATCTTTCAAGGCACCCGCGGGCACAGGATGTGATGAAGCAGGTGCATTGGGAGCGCCAGAACCACTCCATCCACTATGGCGGCGCAGGCCTTGACATGCTTGCGACCCACATGATGGGTTTCCGTCAGGAGTTCGAGGGGGGATTCGTATTCGACGATGCAGCACAGGACCTGTCCGCCGATGTGTTGCCTCAGCATTTGGCGAAGAACATTTTCAAACGGACGCAGCCTGTGCAGCTCGGCGAGCTCTATGCCTCGACCTGTAACACGTCACCGGGCACGTCGCTCATGTACAAGGATGCGCTTCAAAGGTTGTCTGGCGAGAAAGACATTGTCATTCGGTCCGAGGACGGAACGGTCCGACGGCTGGCACGGTACATGCGGGATACGGACTGGGTCGAACGAAACCGGCAGGGTTCCCTGTTTGTCGTTTCGCAAAGGGGTGATTTGTGA
- a CDS encoding three-Cys-motif partner protein TcmP — translation MSFSLAGSDDLLPHLPVELGRAGQGVGRWVPEMKHTFLAKYVEGTRRAREKFKQRVYVDLFCGPGRIQVKGETTTRPGGAQIAWQHSLRDNVAWTSCFVGDLDMARALACAERLQAMGAPATALPGAAESTVDQVLPMIPKGALCLAYLDPYNLQYLSFSVIEKLARLKFVDFAVHFSTMDLRRNVLMEYNPERARFDAAAPGWRDHVDPVAFVRGDADEAFFDYWCGLVRGLGFSISRRMPLVRDEGNRPLYHLVFFSRHELPNRIWGDVAQGPNREFDF, via the coding sequence GTGAGTTTTTCTCTCGCGGGCAGCGATGACCTTTTGCCACATCTGCCGGTGGAATTGGGGCGAGCCGGGCAGGGGGTTGGCCGGTGGGTGCCAGAGATGAAGCACACTTTTCTGGCCAAGTACGTGGAAGGCACGAGGAGGGCGAGAGAGAAGTTTAAGCAGCGCGTCTACGTCGATCTGTTCTGTGGTCCCGGACGCATTCAGGTCAAGGGTGAAACGACGACCCGCCCTGGTGGCGCGCAAATCGCATGGCAGCATTCGCTTCGGGACAATGTGGCATGGACGTCGTGTTTCGTCGGTGATCTGGACATGGCACGGGCATTGGCCTGCGCGGAGCGACTGCAGGCGATGGGGGCGCCGGCCACGGCTCTGCCGGGCGCTGCCGAGTCCACAGTGGATCAAGTGCTTCCCATGATTCCTAAAGGCGCCCTGTGTCTGGCGTATCTTGACCCCTACAACCTTCAGTACCTGTCGTTCAGCGTCATCGAGAAGCTGGCGCGGTTGAAGTTTGTTGATTTCGCGGTCCACTTCAGCACCATGGATCTGCGGCGCAATGTGCTGATGGAATACAACCCGGAGCGTGCTCGCTTTGATGCAGCAGCGCCTGGCTGGCGTGACCATGTCGACCCGGTGGCATTTGTGCGCGGTGACGCGGATGAAGCGTTCTTTGACTACTGGTGTGGGCTGGTGCGCGGCCTTGGGTTTTCGATCAGTCGGCGCATGCCACTGGTGCGCGACGAAGGAAATAGACCACTGTACCACTTGGTGTTTTTCAGCCGTCATGAACTGCCCAATAGGATATGGGGCGACGTGGCTCAAGGTCCGAATCGTGAGTTCGACTTCTAG
- a CDS encoding PriCT-2 domain-containing protein, with amino-acid sequence MTVSHATDIERVRTALSYLDFTDRDVWVKAAMCIKSEFGDAGFEIWDGWGSQHDKHTAKAAKSVWKSVKGGGKTTIASLFYDAKNAGWRDDKKYEKLSREVITQRKAEAARRQAQAEVEEAETRASAASHSRFMWDQAEPCEGDGHPYLARKGVKSYGLRVGAWEKIDHEHCEVETVSTQALLIPIWAPDKTIHSLQAIFTGKVGDRDKDFVKDGAISGNYYSFGKPVTLDVQGTQRMVILIGEGYATLASAHKATGHACIVAFHAGNVPKVAQVMRTQFPDAALVFLADNDRNTKGNPGVTKAREAADAVGGLVAVPQFEDGEDDATDFNDLHALRGLDAVREAIEAALRAAPPPRPGEGIRPVWLVPDDSADDLERAAFVADLVMMHSVGMGGRIDPAGVMLRTYSSPAELQAILDEVKRWTPNARTHVIVKEALAQEIAGWRGVSRQTLAEGESWVDDLWAKLSVKAGELMLPDLSLATDDQVAVHAQAEQVVVTEGAASVTQPAQSLDGHFYILGHDHGVYFVFKHATGQIADITKRDLTEVGLIELAPLNWWEHEFPAGNGGRGTGGGINKTAAAEFIIRTAEKRGIFDPSKVRGRGAWMDDGRVVFHAGTHLVVDGVATELSGIKSRHIYTAAAPLGRLGAPATDDEGQHLLEVAKMARWVNPDSAQFLVGWLFVAPVCGALGWRPHIWITGGKGSGKSTLVEDFVTPLLGKACLVFDGGGTSEAGIRQSLSADARPVLIDESETDDDENRRQINKVLQLARSSSSAGAAKLVKGTVGGKALSFHIRSMFCLASVNMGLVKATDISRFALLNLRPEGDNDGHPDHFDEFKQALLGIELDGKWSDRLLARALSLAPIILATVKVFAHAIERQGKDRRFADQHGTLLAGAWCLTHSEEPSQEQADEIAASISWDAAVVGRAESVPDEQKCLQLLLDSSVPHHGDHITIRSLVKIAHGLTVDGLDIKPNVAKRMLTDRWITVSRQDGVPYLAIRHQSTGVNELLGRSRFGIDWAGHLARLSGYKVLDNTSFGGADKKGKAHGIPMATFLSEDEPAF; translated from the coding sequence ATGACCGTCTCGCATGCTACCGACATCGAGCGCGTCCGCACCGCACTGTCGTATCTCGACTTCACAGACCGTGACGTTTGGGTCAAGGCCGCGATGTGCATCAAGTCCGAATTCGGTGATGCTGGGTTTGAAATTTGGGACGGCTGGGGCAGTCAGCACGACAAACACACCGCCAAGGCCGCCAAATCCGTCTGGAAGTCCGTCAAGGGCGGCGGCAAGACCACGATTGCAAGTCTGTTCTACGATGCCAAGAACGCCGGCTGGCGCGACGACAAGAAGTACGAGAAGCTCAGCCGCGAGGTGATCACGCAGCGCAAAGCGGAGGCCGCGCGCCGCCAGGCCCAAGCGGAGGTTGAAGAAGCCGAGACCCGCGCGTCAGCGGCCAGCCATTCCCGTTTCATGTGGGACCAGGCCGAGCCGTGCGAGGGCGACGGTCACCCGTACCTGGCGCGCAAGGGCGTCAAATCCTACGGCCTGCGTGTCGGCGCCTGGGAGAAGATCGACCACGAGCACTGTGAGGTCGAAACGGTTTCGACTCAGGCGCTGCTGATCCCGATCTGGGCGCCCGACAAGACCATTCACAGCCTGCAAGCCATTTTCACCGGCAAGGTCGGTGACCGCGACAAGGATTTTGTCAAAGACGGCGCGATCAGCGGCAACTACTACAGCTTCGGCAAGCCGGTCACGCTCGACGTGCAAGGCACGCAGCGCATGGTCATTCTGATCGGCGAGGGCTACGCCACACTGGCCAGCGCTCACAAAGCGACGGGGCATGCCTGCATCGTCGCGTTCCACGCCGGCAACGTGCCCAAGGTCGCACAGGTCATGCGCACGCAGTTTCCTGATGCTGCGCTGGTGTTCCTCGCTGACAACGACCGCAACACCAAAGGCAATCCCGGTGTGACCAAAGCGCGCGAGGCGGCGGACGCGGTCGGCGGCTTAGTCGCGGTGCCGCAGTTCGAGGACGGCGAAGACGACGCGACCGACTTCAACGACCTGCACGCGCTGCGCGGCCTGGACGCGGTGCGCGAGGCAATCGAGGCGGCGTTGCGTGCAGCCCCGCCACCCAGGCCGGGCGAAGGCATCCGGCCCGTTTGGCTGGTGCCCGATGATTCAGCAGACGACCTTGAGCGCGCTGCATTTGTGGCTGATCTGGTAATGATGCATTCCGTGGGCATGGGCGGGCGTATCGACCCGGCCGGTGTGATGCTGCGCACCTACTCCAGCCCAGCCGAGCTACAGGCAATCCTTGATGAAGTTAAGCGATGGACGCCGAATGCGCGGACGCACGTCATCGTCAAAGAAGCCTTGGCGCAGGAGATTGCCGGGTGGCGTGGCGTTTCTCGTCAAACCCTGGCCGAGGGCGAATCTTGGGTCGATGATCTGTGGGCGAAGCTCAGCGTGAAAGCCGGTGAGCTTATGCTGCCGGATTTGTCTTTGGCGACAGACGATCAGGTGGCAGTGCATGCGCAGGCCGAGCAGGTGGTGGTGACGGAGGGCGCAGCCAGTGTCACGCAGCCGGCACAAAGCCTGGATGGGCACTTTTACATTCTGGGTCATGACCATGGCGTCTACTTCGTCTTCAAGCACGCCACTGGTCAGATCGCCGATATCACAAAGCGCGACCTGACTGAGGTTGGACTGATCGAGCTGGCGCCGCTGAACTGGTGGGAGCACGAATTCCCTGCCGGCAATGGTGGCAGAGGGACTGGCGGCGGCATCAACAAGACAGCGGCGGCTGAATTCATCATCCGCACAGCGGAGAAGCGCGGCATCTTTGACCCCAGCAAGGTACGCGGTCGCGGCGCATGGATGGATGATGGGCGTGTCGTATTCCACGCCGGTACACATTTGGTTGTTGATGGCGTCGCAACCGAGCTGTCCGGCATCAAGAGCCGGCATATCTACACAGCCGCTGCGCCTTTGGGGAGACTAGGTGCACCTGCAACAGACGACGAAGGTCAGCACCTCCTGGAAGTCGCTAAAATGGCCCGCTGGGTCAATCCCGACTCTGCGCAGTTCCTGGTCGGCTGGTTGTTCGTGGCGCCCGTCTGTGGTGCGCTGGGGTGGCGCCCGCACATCTGGATCACGGGTGGCAAGGGATCGGGCAAGTCCACGCTGGTCGAGGATTTCGTCACGCCCTTGCTTGGCAAGGCTTGCCTTGTGTTTGATGGTGGTGGCACATCAGAAGCTGGCATTCGTCAAAGTCTGAGCGCCGACGCCAGGCCCGTTCTGATTGACGAGAGCGAAACCGACGATGACGAGAATAGGCGCCAGATCAATAAGGTGCTGCAACTCGCTCGCAGCAGTTCCAGCGCGGGCGCTGCCAAGTTGGTCAAGGGGACCGTTGGCGGCAAAGCATTGTCCTTCCACATCCGCAGCATGTTCTGCCTGGCGTCGGTGAACATGGGCTTGGTCAAAGCTACTGACATCAGCCGCTTTGCGCTGCTGAACCTGCGCCCCGAAGGCGATAACGATGGACATCCTGACCATTTCGACGAATTCAAACAGGCGCTTCTTGGCATTGAATTGGACGGCAAGTGGTCGGACCGCTTGCTGGCGCGTGCACTCAGCTTGGCACCGATCATCTTGGCGACGGTGAAGGTCTTTGCCCATGCCATCGAGCGTCAAGGCAAAGACCGCCGCTTCGCCGATCAGCACGGGACGCTGCTGGCTGGGGCATGGTGCCTCACGCACAGCGAGGAACCAAGCCAGGAGCAGGCCGATGAGATTGCCGCGAGCATCAGCTGGGACGCAGCCGTGGTGGGTCGCGCAGAGTCGGTCCCAGATGAGCAGAAATGCCTCCAGCTGCTGCTGGATTCGAGCGTTCCGCACCATGGCGACCACATTACGATTCGCTCATTGGTGAAAATCGCTCACGGCCTGACGGTGGACGGCCTAGACATCAAACCAAATGTCGCCAAGCGAATGCTGACCGACCGTTGGATCACGGTTTCCCGGCAGGATGGTGTGCCGTACTTGGCGATCCGGCATCAATCGACCGGCGTCAATGAACTGCTTGGTCGGTCACGCTTTGGCATCGACTGGGCCGGACACTTGGCCAGACTTTCGGGCTACAAAGTTCTGGACAACACTTCCTTCGGCGGGGCAGACAAAAAGGGCAAGGCCCACGGCATTCCGATGGCGACCTTCCTCAGCGAGGACGAGCCGGCTTTCTGA
- a CDS encoding energy transducer TonB: MRKALVQERPAAPSESLASNNTDSQLAEVTVTPTGGAGYLGNPAPVYPSDSVSLGEVGRVVARVLTREDGSVEAIVLQRSSGFTRLDEAALQSVRTWRFEPGPRWVLIPIRFSLG; this comes from the coding sequence ATGCGCAAGGCCCTTGTCCAAGAAAGGCCTGCAGCTCCAAGCGAGTCCTTGGCATCCAACAACACAGACTCGCAACTGGCTGAAGTGACGGTGACACCCACAGGAGGGGCCGGCTACTTGGGCAATCCCGCGCCGGTCTACCCATCCGATAGCGTGTCCTTGGGTGAAGTGGGCCGAGTCGTGGCGCGCGTTCTCACGCGAGAGGACGGCTCTGTTGAAGCCATTGTGCTGCAGCGCTCAAGTGGATTTACTCGATTGGACGAAGCAGCGCTTCAGTCTGTAAGGACTTGGCGATTTGAGCCGGGGCCTCGATGGGTACTGATTCCGATTCGATTTAGCTTAGGATAG
- a CDS encoding DUF5131 family protein produces the protein MGKDTRIEWTHHTFNPWWGCVRVSDACDHCYAETWAKRLGVDVWGAKSERRFFGDAHWKEPLKWDREAKESKTRRRVFCASMADVFENRKDLLPHRHRLLELIAATPNLDWLLLTKRIHLVRKQLPKGYELPGNVWLGATVENQDAASKRLKYLLEFETPAVRFLSCEPLLGPLDLRPWLKTSKAGTRVDWVIAGGESGPGARPMDPQWPEDLRKQCNAAGVAFHFKQWGHWAPLEQAADVVNGRTPIHVVRRDGTEVKLAAVGKGKAGRSLGGRHWDQFPNTGIGA, from the coding sequence ATGGGAAAAGATACGCGCATTGAGTGGACGCACCACACCTTCAATCCATGGTGGGGTTGCGTGCGCGTGTCAGATGCATGTGACCATTGCTATGCCGAGACATGGGCCAAGCGCTTGGGCGTAGATGTCTGGGGCGCGAAGTCCGAGCGGCGTTTCTTTGGCGATGCTCACTGGAAGGAGCCCCTGAAGTGGGATCGAGAGGCGAAGGAGAGCAAGACTAGGCGGCGCGTGTTTTGTGCGTCCATGGCGGACGTCTTCGAGAACCGAAAGGATCTGCTACCGCATCGTCATCGCCTGTTGGAACTCATCGCTGCCACGCCCAACCTGGATTGGTTGCTGCTGACCAAGCGAATTCATCTCGTGCGCAAGCAATTGCCAAAGGGCTACGAATTGCCCGGCAACGTGTGGCTCGGTGCCACTGTTGAAAACCAGGATGCCGCCAGCAAACGGTTGAAGTACCTTCTGGAGTTCGAAACGCCGGCTGTCCGGTTCTTGTCGTGCGAGCCCCTGTTGGGGCCTCTGGATCTAAGGCCTTGGTTGAAGACGAGCAAAGCAGGTACGCGTGTGGACTGGGTGATTGCTGGTGGAGAATCTGGGCCTGGTGCACGCCCTATGGATCCGCAGTGGCCAGAGGACCTACGCAAGCAATGCAATGCCGCCGGCGTCGCGTTTCATTTCAAGCAGTGGGGCCACTGGGCTCCCTTGGAGCAGGCGGCTGATGTCGTGAACGGCCGTACGCCGATACACGTCGTCCGACGTGATGGCACGGAGGTCAAACTGGCTGCAGTTGGAAAGGGTAAAGCTGGTCGCTCCTTGGGTGGCCGACATTGGGATCAGTTTCCGAATACGGGAATTGGGGCGTAG
- a CDS encoding IS3 family transposase, which produces MKKSRFSEAQIVGILKEVEMGARVSEACRKHGISEPTYYKWKSQFAGMTVSHLAQLRQLQDENAKLKRMYADLALMHHACQASGIARSTLRYRAVARDDSGVITFIQTHMALNPRHGFGLLYDSARHQGKPWGKTVLWRVYCELRLNLPRRGKKRLPARIKQPLQAAGQPNQGWSCDFMADALWSGRRFRTFNVIDEFNREGLRIEVDTSLPAARVIRALNELVEVRGAPRSIRLDNGPEFIAHALAQWAQSKRIALNHIQPGKPTQNAYVERFNKTYRTEVLDCYVFDSLQEVRDMTADWLHRYNHHRPHEALGRIPPVEYRVKLFPNLYF; this is translated from the coding sequence GTGAAGAAATCCAGATTCAGCGAAGCCCAGATAGTGGGCATCCTCAAAGAAGTCGAGATGGGTGCCAGGGTCAGTGAGGCGTGCAGAAAGCACGGCATCAGCGAGCCAACGTACTACAAGTGGAAAAGCCAGTTCGCGGGCATGACGGTGTCTCACCTGGCGCAGCTTCGCCAACTGCAGGACGAGAACGCCAAGCTCAAGCGCATGTACGCTGACCTGGCGCTAATGCACCACGCTTGCCAGGCCAGCGGCATCGCCCGCTCCACCCTGCGCTATCGGGCTGTTGCGCGCGACGACTCCGGGGTCATCACCTTCATCCAGACGCACATGGCGCTCAACCCGCGTCACGGCTTTGGCCTGCTGTACGACAGTGCCCGTCACCAAGGCAAGCCCTGGGGCAAAACGGTGCTCTGGCGTGTGTACTGCGAACTGCGGCTCAACCTGCCGCGGCGCGGCAAGAAGCGGCTGCCCGCGCGCATCAAACAGCCACTGCAAGCCGCTGGCCAACCCAACCAAGGCTGGAGCTGCGACTTCATGGCCGATGCGCTGTGGTCTGGCAGGCGGTTCAGGACCTTCAACGTCATCGACGAGTTCAACCGTGAAGGCTTGCGCATCGAGGTTGACACCAGCTTGCCGGCCGCTCGCGTCATCCGGGCCTTGAACGAACTGGTGGAAGTACGCGGTGCGCCGCGGTCAATTCGCTTGGACAACGGCCCGGAGTTCATCGCCCATGCTTTAGCGCAATGGGCGCAGAGCAAGCGCATTGCTCTCAATCACATCCAACCCGGCAAGCCCACGCAGAACGCCTATGTCGAACGATTCAACAAGACCTACCGTACCGAGGTGCTCGATTGCTACGTCTTCGACAGCCTGCAGGAAGTGCGTGACATGACGGCCGATTGGCTGCACCGCTACAACCATCATCGGCCACATGAAGCCCTCGGCCGAATCCCCCCGGTCGAGTACCGTGTCAAACTGTTCCCCAACCTCTACTTCTGA